The following are from one region of the Hyphomicrobium album genome:
- a CDS encoding ABC1 kinase family protein → MANEENRFSARAARYVKVGANVGGIAARMAGERLFGVEHDRARGATELAAALGSLKGPLMKVAQLLSTIPEALPADYARELAQLQSAAPPMGPAFAKRRMQAELGPDWARRFAAFDLNAAASASLGQVHRATAHDGRALAIKLQYPDMPSAVEADLVQLRAIFAIHARMNPAVETGEILKEISARLREELDYELEARHTRLYAGIFADEKRIRVPDVLPELSTKRLLTMTWLDGRKLLDYKPSPLEDRNTIAQAMFRAWWFPFSHYGVIHGDPHLGNYTIIEEGGRPAGINLLDYGCIRSFPVPFVQGVIDLYRGLFAGNRDLIVHAYETWGFGGLSTELIDALSIWARFIYGPLLDDRERTIAEDTTPGEYGRREAFTVHRILREKGPVKVPREFVFMDRAAIGLGGVFLHLGARQNWYRLFNETIEGFDLATVAERQREAFTAAGVPLPT, encoded by the coding sequence ATGGCCAATGAAGAGAACCGCTTCTCGGCGCGCGCCGCGCGCTACGTGAAGGTCGGCGCCAACGTGGGTGGCATTGCCGCGCGCATGGCCGGTGAGCGCCTGTTCGGCGTCGAGCATGATCGCGCCCGCGGTGCCACCGAGCTTGCCGCCGCGCTCGGCTCCCTCAAAGGCCCGCTGATGAAGGTGGCGCAGCTCCTTTCCACCATCCCCGAGGCGCTGCCTGCCGACTACGCGCGCGAGCTGGCGCAATTGCAGTCGGCGGCTCCGCCGATGGGACCGGCGTTCGCCAAGCGCCGCATGCAGGCGGAGCTCGGACCCGATTGGGCGAGGCGCTTTGCGGCCTTCGACCTCAATGCAGCCGCGTCGGCTTCACTCGGGCAGGTGCATCGCGCCACGGCGCACGACGGTCGCGCCCTGGCGATCAAGCTCCAGTACCCGGACATGCCATCGGCGGTCGAGGCCGACCTAGTGCAGCTGCGCGCCATCTTCGCCATCCACGCCCGCATGAACCCGGCGGTGGAGACGGGCGAGATTTTGAAGGAAATTTCGGCGCGGCTGCGCGAGGAGCTCGATTACGAGCTGGAGGCGCGTCACACGCGCCTGTACGCCGGCATCTTCGCCGACGAAAAGCGCATCCGCGTGCCAGACGTGCTGCCCGAGCTGTCGACCAAGCGGCTACTGACCATGACGTGGCTCGATGGCCGCAAGCTGCTCGACTACAAACCCTCGCCGCTGGAGGACCGGAACACCATCGCCCAGGCGATGTTCCGCGCCTGGTGGTTCCCTTTCAGTCACTACGGCGTCATCCACGGCGACCCGCACCTCGGCAATTACACGATCATCGAGGAAGGCGGGCGCCCGGCCGGCATCAACCTCTTGGACTACGGCTGCATCCGCAGCTTCCCGGTGCCGTTCGTGCAGGGTGTCATCGATCTTTACCGCGGGCTCTTCGCCGGCAACCGCGACCTGATCGTGCATGCCTACGAGACATGGGGGTTCGGCGGGCTGTCGACCGAGCTGATCGACGCGCTCAGCATCTGGGCGCGCTTCATCTATGGGCCGTTGCTCGACGATCGGGAGCGGACAATCGCCGAAGACACGACACCGGGCGAGTACGGCCGGCGCGAAGCTTTCACCGTGCATCGCATCCTGCGCGAGAAGGGCCCGGTGAAGGTGCCACGCGAGTTCGTATTCATGGACCGCGCGGCGATCGGACTGGGCGGCGTGTTCCTGCACCTTGGCGCGCGGCAGAACTGGTACCGGCTGTTCAACGAGACGATCGAAGGCTTCGATCTGGCGACCGTCGCCGAGCGCCAGCGCGAGGCCTTCACCGCAGCCGGCGTGCCACTTCCTACGTAG
- a CDS encoding potassium transporter Kup — protein sequence MAQSQLVTKGAEPASTDPVHGEKYWALVIGSIGVVYGDIGTSPLYAFKEAIHAAKATSFAGREAVFGVLSLITWALLLIVTLKYVFILLRADNRGEGGIFALMALSQSVAKRSAPVIMGLGIAGAAFFYGDAVITPAISVLSAVEGLHLVSPAFDHWVLPLTVVILIGLFIVQSRGTAQVAAFFGPITVVWFIALFIGGFIHVVANPDVLVALNPLYGVKFILKHGVVGLTVLGLVFLAVTGAEALYADLGHFGRKPIQTAWLYFVLPALMMNYFGQGALVLSNPAALSSPFYLLYPEWALVPMVILATAATIIASQAVITGAFSLTRQAIQLGLLPRLGITHTSESMAGQIYMPRVNWLLLIAVLFMVLLFKNSSALAAAYGVAVTAEMVITSLIAFFLIWRLWGWSVWQTALLIVPLLFIEQAFFAANMLKIFEGAWVPLLMAACVGLVMVTWVRGARLLAKQTRKNEADLDWLLRKLEAKPPHRVPGTAVFFTADPTAAPTALMHNLKHNRILHERNIILSIKTEDIPRVPRYERVTVDRVTDTFIRVVARYGFMETPSVPKILDVCRRKDLNIDMSATSFFLSRRNLKPTPKSEMPAWQDRLFVALARSAQDATTYFQIPTDRVVEVGTQVAV from the coding sequence GTGGCACAATCGCAGTTGGTGACGAAGGGCGCCGAACCGGCTTCCACCGACCCCGTGCATGGCGAGAAGTATTGGGCGCTCGTCATCGGGTCGATTGGGGTCGTTTACGGCGACATCGGCACCAGCCCTCTCTACGCCTTCAAGGAAGCCATCCACGCCGCGAAGGCCACGAGCTTCGCCGGCCGCGAAGCCGTGTTCGGCGTGCTGTCGCTGATCACTTGGGCGCTGCTGCTGATCGTGACCCTGAAGTACGTCTTCATCCTGCTGCGCGCCGACAACCGCGGGGAGGGCGGCATCTTCGCTCTCATGGCTTTGAGCCAGTCCGTCGCCAAGCGGAGTGCCCCCGTCATCATGGGTCTCGGCATCGCGGGCGCGGCGTTCTTCTACGGCGACGCCGTCATCACCCCGGCAATATCGGTTCTATCGGCGGTAGAGGGCCTGCATCTCGTCTCACCCGCCTTCGACCACTGGGTGCTACCGCTTACAGTCGTCATCCTCATCGGACTTTTCATCGTCCAGTCGCGCGGCACCGCGCAAGTCGCCGCGTTCTTCGGCCCGATCACCGTAGTGTGGTTCATCGCCCTGTTCATCGGCGGTTTCATCCACGTCGTGGCCAACCCTGATGTGCTGGTCGCGCTGAACCCGCTCTATGGTGTGAAGTTTATCCTGAAGCATGGGGTCGTCGGCCTCACCGTGCTTGGCCTAGTGTTCCTCGCCGTCACCGGCGCCGAAGCGCTCTATGCCGATTTGGGCCACTTCGGCCGCAAGCCGATCCAGACGGCGTGGCTGTATTTCGTGCTGCCGGCGTTGATGATGAACTACTTCGGCCAGGGCGCGCTCGTGCTCTCGAACCCGGCGGCCCTGTCGAGTCCGTTCTACCTGCTCTATCCGGAGTGGGCGCTCGTGCCGATGGTGATCCTCGCCACCGCGGCTACGATCATTGCCAGTCAGGCGGTGATCACTGGCGCGTTCTCGCTGACCCGGCAGGCGATCCAGCTGGGGCTGCTGCCGCGCCTCGGTATCACGCATACGTCGGAGTCGATGGCCGGGCAAATCTACATGCCGCGCGTGAACTGGCTGCTGCTCATTGCCGTGCTGTTCATGGTGCTGCTGTTCAAAAATTCGAGTGCGCTTGCGGCGGCCTACGGCGTCGCCGTCACCGCCGAGATGGTGATCACCTCGCTGATTGCGTTCTTCCTCATCTGGCGTCTGTGGGGCTGGAGCGTATGGCAGACGGCGCTGCTGATCGTGCCGCTGCTGTTCATCGAGCAGGCGTTCTTCGCGGCCAACATGCTGAAGATCTTCGAGGGCGCCTGGGTGCCGCTGCTGATGGCGGCCTGCGTCGGCCTCGTCATGGTGACGTGGGTGCGCGGCGCCCGCCTGCTGGCCAAGCAGACGCGCAAGAACGAGGCGGACCTCGACTGGCTGTTGCGCAAGCTGGAAGCCAAGCCCCCGCACCGCGTGCCGGGGACCGCCGTGTTCTTCACGGCCGATCCGACCGCCGCACCCACCGCGCTGATGCACAACCTGAAACACAACCGCATCCTGCACGAGCGCAACATCATCCTCTCCATCAAGACCGAGGATATTCCGCGTGTGCCGCGCTATGAGCGCGTCACGGTCGATCGCGTCACCGACACCTTCATCCGCGTCGTCGCCCGCTATGGCTTCATGGAAACGCCGAGCGTGCCGAAGATCCTCGACGTCTGCCGACGCAAAGACCTCAACATCGACATGAGCGCGACCTCGTTCTTCCTGTCGCGCCGCAACCTGAAGCCGACGCCGAAATCCGAGATGCCCGCGTGGCAGGACCGGCTGTTCGTGGCGCTCGCCCGCAGCGCCCAGGACGCGACGACCTACTTCCAGATCCCGACCGACCGCGTCGTCGAGGTCGGGACGCAGGTTGCGGTCTGA
- a CDS encoding sigma-54-dependent transcriptional regulator codes for MVKSLLIVDDDPTQRRILEETIKRLGFGTKTAGSGEQALQILEGPERGDISLVLLDLVMGGLDGMGVLDKLSGRPGVPPIIVQTAHGSIDAAINAMRAGAVDFVVKPVSPERLEVSIKSALKIEALAGEITRIKKKVEGTLSFADLVVRGEGMERVVALGKRAAASNIPVLIEGESGVGKELIARAIQGESERAGKPFIVVNCGAIPENLVESTLFGHEKGSFTGAVDKRIGKFQEADGGTLFLDEIGELPLDAQVKLLRALQEGEIDPVGSKRSVHVNFRLISATNRNMIQLVREGKFREDLYYRLNVFPIWVPPLRERLGDVAELAQHFIARFAAEEGKRINGISEDALRLLKSYPWPGNVRQLENAVFRAIVLADGTELTVAEFPQIAAHVTGFDTAVPAAPAPAPRAGSFKGPAVLGAEDIIPQTMAIRSNGADSALGIPVVTEAGDIRPLDEIEADMIRLALGRYRGHMTEVAKRLKIGRSTLYRKMQEYGLEPRA; via the coding sequence ATGGTCAAGAGTCTACTTATCGTCGACGACGATCCCACGCAGCGCCGCATTCTTGAAGAGACGATCAAGCGGCTCGGGTTCGGTACTAAGACCGCCGGCTCGGGCGAGCAAGCCCTGCAAATTCTCGAAGGGCCCGAGCGAGGCGACATCTCCCTCGTGCTCCTCGATCTGGTCATGGGCGGCCTCGATGGCATGGGTGTGCTCGACAAGCTCAGCGGCAGGCCCGGCGTTCCTCCCATCATCGTGCAGACCGCACACGGCTCGATCGATGCCGCGATCAACGCCATGCGCGCCGGAGCCGTCGACTTCGTCGTGAAGCCGGTTTCGCCCGAGCGCCTCGAAGTTTCGATCAAGAGCGCGCTGAAGATCGAGGCCCTGGCTGGCGAGATTACCCGCATCAAGAAAAAGGTCGAGGGCACGCTCTCCTTCGCCGACCTCGTCGTGCGCGGCGAGGGCATGGAACGTGTCGTCGCGCTGGGCAAGCGCGCCGCCGCATCCAACATTCCCGTGCTCATCGAAGGCGAATCCGGCGTCGGCAAGGAGCTGATCGCCCGCGCCATCCAGGGCGAAAGCGAGCGCGCCGGCAAGCCGTTCATCGTCGTCAACTGCGGCGCCATCCCGGAGAACCTCGTCGAGTCGACGCTGTTCGGCCACGAGAAGGGCTCCTTCACCGGCGCCGTCGACAAGCGCATCGGCAAGTTCCAGGAGGCCGACGGCGGCACGCTGTTCCTCGACGAGATCGGCGAGCTGCCCCTCGACGCGCAGGTGAAGCTGTTGCGCGCCCTGCAAGAGGGCGAGATCGACCCGGTCGGCTCCAAGCGGTCGGTCCACGTCAACTTCCGCCTCATCTCGGCGACCAACCGCAACATGATCCAGTTGGTACGCGAGGGTAAGTTCCGCGAGGACCTCTACTACCGGCTCAACGTGTTCCCCATCTGGGTGCCCCCGCTGCGCGAGCGTCTCGGCGATGTTGCCGAGCTGGCCCAGCACTTCATCGCGCGGTTCGCCGCCGAGGAGGGCAAGCGCATCAACGGCATCAGTGAGGACGCACTGCGCCTCTTGAAGAGCTACCCGTGGCCCGGCAACGTGCGCCAGCTCGAGAACGCGGTGTTCCGCGCCATCGTGCTCGCCGACGGCACCGAGCTGACGGTAGCCGAGTTCCCGCAGATCGCCGCCCACGTCACGGGCTTCGATACGGCGGTGCCCGCTGCGCCCGCTCCGGCGCCGAGGGCTGGATCGTTCAAGGGCCCGGCGGTGTTGGGTGCCGAGGACATCATCCCGCAGACGATGGCCATCCGCTCCAACGGCGCTGACAGCGCACTCGGCATCCCGGTGGTCACGGAAGCCGGCGACATCCGTCCGCTCGACGAGATCGAGGCCGACATGATCCGCCTTGCCCTCGGCCGCTACCGCGGGCACATGACGGAAGTGGCCAAGCGTTTGAAGATCGGGCGCTCGACCCTCTACCGCAAAATGCAGGAATACGGCCTCGAGCCGCGCGCTTAG
- a CDS encoding LysR substrate-binding domain-containing protein yields the protein MPPHVTLKQLRYFDALAREQHFGRAAEACAVTQPALSMQIHELEEQLGLMLVERTRAGVLLSDKGREIAARAAGILGDVHEMIEFAKHCRNVLSGSLRLGVIPSIAPYMLPPLLPLLRDGYPNLELHVRETQTLPLLQELIEGKLDVLLLALPIVQAELETLSLFDDRFLLALPQSRRLSSRVRATKDLVEHERLLLLEEGHCLRDQALTYCNLQQVSTVNTFGVSSLSTIVEMVAAGYGITLLPEMCLNVEIRGRDIGVTRFVEPEPYRTVGLAWRATSPRSGDFRELGRLIKVAWSRGCVPPGRKNPRHTRPLNAPTS from the coding sequence ATGCCCCCGCATGTGACGCTCAAGCAGCTCCGCTATTTCGATGCGCTCGCCCGCGAGCAGCATTTCGGACGCGCGGCCGAGGCCTGCGCTGTCACCCAGCCGGCCCTCTCGATGCAGATTCACGAGCTCGAGGAGCAGCTCGGTCTCATGCTGGTCGAGCGCACGCGCGCCGGCGTGCTGCTGTCCGACAAGGGGCGCGAAATCGCCGCCCGCGCCGCCGGCATCCTCGGCGACGTGCACGAGATGATCGAGTTCGCAAAGCACTGCCGCAACGTCCTCTCGGGCTCGCTGCGCTTGGGCGTCATTCCGTCGATTGCGCCCTACATGCTGCCGCCGCTACTGCCGCTGTTGCGCGACGGCTATCCCAATCTCGAGCTGCACGTGCGGGAGACGCAGACTTTGCCGCTCTTGCAGGAACTGATCGAAGGCAAGCTCGACGTGCTGTTGCTCGCTCTGCCGATTGTCCAGGCCGAGCTCGAAACGCTGTCGCTGTTCGACGATCGCTTCCTCTTGGCACTGCCACAGTCGCGCCGGCTGTCGAGCCGCGTGCGCGCGACCAAGGACCTCGTCGAGCACGAGCGACTGCTGCTGCTCGAGGAAGGGCACTGCCTGCGCGACCAGGCATTGACCTACTGCAATCTGCAGCAGGTCTCGACCGTCAACACGTTCGGCGTGTCGAGCCTGTCGACCATCGTCGAAATGGTGGCGGCCGGCTACGGCATCACCCTGCTGCCGGAGATGTGCCTCAACGTGGAGATTCGCGGACGCGATATCGGCGTGACGCGCTTCGTCGAGCCCGAACCCTATCGCACCGTCGGCCTTGCGTGGCGGGCGACGTCGCCGCGTTCGGGCGATTTCCGCGAGTTGGGACGGCTTATCAAAGTTGCGTGGTCGCGCGGCTGCGTTCCACCGGGCCGGAAGAATCCGCGTCACACCCGTCCGCTCAACGCGCCGACGTCCTGA
- a CDS encoding M3 family oligoendopeptidase, whose protein sequence is MRSDASAFDLPRTFNAPDGAAAKAADALGPMPEWNLADLYPSPTAPEIARDLGRAADEARRLKESYYGKLASLAADGGVLALAIEEFEHFVELTGRLGSFAGLYYAGNQADPERAKFYGDIAEKLTAIAADIIFFELELNQIDDATMDKALQNARLARYKPWIANIRKEKPYQLEEKLERLFHEKGQTSSGAWNRLFNETIAALRFPVAGEPEPLALEMTLNLLSSPDEKKRQAGSEALAKVFKDNVRLFTLITNTLAKDKEISDRWRGFKDVADARHLANQVEPEVVDALVASVRAAYPRLSHRYYTMKAKWLGKERLSHWDRNAPLPERPERAFAWEEAQRLVLGAYNDFAPQMADVAREFFDKQWIDAPARPGKAPGAFAAATVPSVHPYVLLNYLGKPRDVMTLAHELGHGVHQMLARPQGALLASTPLTLAETASVFGEMLTFKALLKETKDARERKALIAGKVEDMLNTVVRQIAFYTFERKLHEARRQGELTPDQLGAIWLETQTESLGPAIEFKPGYEVFWAYVPHFVHSPFYVYAYAFGDCLVNSLYGLYEEAHPGFVNKYFDMLKAGGSKHHSELLAPFGLDASKPEFWNKGLKVIEGMIDELAAADAAG, encoded by the coding sequence ATGCGATCTGACGCCAGCGCCTTCGATTTGCCCCGCACCTTCAATGCGCCCGATGGCGCGGCAGCGAAGGCGGCGGACGCTCTCGGACCGATGCCCGAGTGGAACCTGGCGGACCTCTACCCCTCGCCGACGGCGCCGGAGATCGCGCGCGACCTTGGACGGGCCGCGGACGAGGCGCGGCGCTTGAAGGAATCCTATTACGGCAAGCTGGCGTCGCTCGCCGCTGACGGCGGCGTGCTCGCGCTCGCCATCGAGGAATTCGAGCACTTCGTCGAGCTGACGGGACGGCTCGGCTCGTTCGCCGGGCTCTACTACGCCGGCAACCAGGCTGATCCGGAGCGCGCCAAGTTCTACGGCGACATCGCCGAGAAGCTCACCGCGATCGCGGCCGACATCATTTTCTTCGAGCTCGAGCTCAACCAGATCGACGACGCGACGATGGACAAGGCGCTGCAGAACGCGCGCCTTGCCCGTTACAAGCCGTGGATCGCCAACATCCGCAAGGAAAAGCCGTATCAGCTCGAGGAGAAGCTAGAGCGGCTGTTCCACGAGAAGGGGCAGACGTCGAGCGGGGCGTGGAACCGGCTGTTCAACGAGACGATCGCGGCGCTGCGGTTCCCCGTTGCCGGCGAGCCCGAGCCGCTCGCGCTGGAGATGACCCTCAACCTGTTGTCGAGCCCCGACGAGAAGAAGCGCCAAGCCGGCTCGGAAGCGCTCGCCAAGGTGTTCAAGGACAACGTCCGGCTCTTCACGCTGATCACCAACACGCTGGCGAAGGACAAGGAAATCTCCGACCGCTGGCGCGGCTTCAAGGATGTCGCGGACGCGCGCCATCTCGCCAACCAGGTCGAGCCGGAGGTCGTCGATGCGCTGGTTGCCAGCGTGCGCGCCGCCTATCCGCGCCTTTCGCATCGCTACTACACGATGAAGGCGAAGTGGCTCGGCAAGGAGCGCCTGTCGCACTGGGATCGCAACGCGCCGCTACCCGAGCGCCCCGAGCGCGCCTTCGCGTGGGAGGAGGCGCAGCGGCTGGTGCTCGGCGCCTATAACGACTTCGCGCCGCAGATGGCGGACGTCGCCCGCGAGTTCTTCGACAAGCAGTGGATCGATGCGCCGGCGCGACCCGGCAAAGCACCGGGTGCGTTCGCTGCGGCGACGGTGCCGTCGGTGCACCCGTACGTGCTGTTGAATTATCTCGGCAAGCCGCGGGACGTGATGACGCTTGCGCACGAGCTCGGGCACGGCGTGCATCAGATGCTGGCGCGTCCGCAGGGCGCGCTGCTCGCCTCGACACCATTGACCCTGGCGGAGACGGCGTCGGTGTTCGGCGAGATGCTCACCTTCAAGGCGCTGCTCAAGGAGACCAAGGACGCGCGCGAGCGCAAGGCGCTGATCGCCGGCAAGGTCGAGGATATGCTCAACACGGTGGTCCGGCAGATCGCGTTCTACACGTTCGAGCGCAAGCTTCATGAGGCGCGCCGGCAGGGTGAGCTGACGCCGGACCAACTCGGCGCCATCTGGCTGGAGACGCAGACGGAGAGCCTCGGTCCGGCGATCGAGTTCAAGCCCGGCTACGAGGTCTTCTGGGCGTACGTGCCGCACTTCGTGCACTCGCCGTTCTACGTCTATGCGTACGCATTCGGCGACTGCCTCGTGAACTCGCTCTACGGTCTTTACGAGGAGGCGCACCCGGGCTTCGTCAACAAGTACTTCGATATGCTCAAAGCCGGCGGGTCCAAGCATCACTCCGAGTTGCTGGCGCCATTCGGGCTCGATGCGTCGAAGCCCGAGTTCTGGAACAAGGGCCTGAAAGTCATCGAGGGCATGATAGACGAGCTGGCCGCGGCTGATGCCGCCGGCTGA
- a CDS encoding L,D-transpeptidase family protein has translation MLRWRPLALGMASSLLFVAVGEAQQAKSPRVATAEPLPAVAPAVAPAPAPQDPLGIALQQKLTAPAKARADEGQARDRAALVGFYAARIYAPIWVTTSGFNAKATAVIAEFGKADDWGLAATDFPPPVIVAAAGDAPSPDALANAELELSLAALKYARYARGGRIIDPATQLSSYLDRKPQLLEPKDVIEKIAAAGEADAYLRGLNPQHPEFEKLRQKYLEMRNATAAAQVVMLPPGKVLAPGKSDPQVPLLRQRLKVALADGADPNLYDDVLKAAVVAYQTEQGTRPDGYVGNATRALLNDVEELGPEKLIANMEEWRWMPEDRGDLYVTVNIPEFTLRIVKSGAVIHTERVITGLVDKQTPVFSETMKSIAFQPRWNVPNSIKVNELYPSLARGGTSFHRQGLRLSRNGRDVDPESVDWGSTDIRTYDVYQPPGASNVLGELKFNFPNKHTVYMHDTNARQLFEQPSRPFSHGCMRVREPRRMAEILLNEDKGWDAAKIADLIANGPPNNEVPIDRKIGVHVTYFTAWVDEQGALQTARDVYGHERRISQALSGQWAQIAKGPNHLAPVRAPEPVYSGGFGSVGDFISQALGGF, from the coding sequence ATGTTGCGTTGGCGTCCGTTGGCTCTGGGCATGGCCTCGAGCCTTCTTTTTGTGGCTGTGGGCGAAGCCCAGCAGGCGAAATCGCCCCGCGTCGCCACCGCCGAGCCGCTCCCCGCCGTAGCTCCGGCAGTCGCGCCCGCGCCCGCCCCGCAAGATCCTCTCGGCATCGCTCTCCAGCAGAAACTCACCGCGCCAGCGAAGGCGCGCGCCGACGAGGGGCAGGCGCGAGACCGCGCCGCGCTCGTCGGATTTTACGCCGCGCGCATCTACGCACCGATCTGGGTGACGACCAGTGGATTTAACGCCAAGGCGACGGCGGTCATCGCCGAGTTCGGCAAGGCCGACGACTGGGGTCTCGCCGCTACCGACTTCCCGCCGCCCGTGATCGTCGCTGCCGCCGGTGATGCGCCGTCACCCGACGCGCTCGCCAATGCCGAATTGGAGCTGTCGCTCGCCGCGCTCAAGTACGCCCGCTACGCGCGGGGCGGTCGTATCATCGATCCGGCGACGCAGCTGTCGTCGTACCTCGACCGCAAGCCGCAGCTGCTCGAACCCAAGGACGTCATCGAGAAGATCGCCGCAGCCGGCGAGGCGGATGCCTATTTGCGCGGACTAAACCCGCAGCACCCCGAGTTCGAGAAGCTGCGCCAAAAATACTTGGAGATGCGCAATGCCACCGCGGCTGCGCAGGTGGTCATGCTGCCGCCGGGCAAGGTGCTGGCACCGGGCAAGAGCGACCCGCAAGTGCCGCTGCTGCGCCAGCGCCTCAAGGTGGCGCTCGCCGATGGGGCCGACCCCAACCTCTATGACGACGTGCTCAAAGCAGCCGTTGTCGCCTATCAGACCGAGCAAGGCACGCGGCCGGACGGCTACGTCGGCAACGCCACGCGCGCGTTGCTCAACGACGTAGAAGAGTTGGGCCCCGAGAAGCTGATCGCCAACATGGAAGAGTGGCGGTGGATGCCGGAGGACCGCGGCGACCTCTACGTTACCGTCAATATCCCCGAGTTCACGCTACGCATCGTCAAGAGCGGCGCGGTCATCCACACCGAGCGCGTCATCACCGGCCTTGTCGACAAGCAGACGCCGGTGTTTTCCGAGACGATGAAGTCGATCGCCTTCCAGCCGCGCTGGAACGTGCCGAACTCGATCAAGGTCAACGAGCTCTATCCGAGCTTGGCGCGCGGCGGCACTTCGTTCCACCGCCAGGGCTTGCGCCTGTCGCGCAACGGCCGTGACGTCGATCCCGAGAGCGTCGACTGGGGCTCGACCGATATCCGCACCTACGACGTCTACCAACCGCCGGGCGCCAGCAACGTGCTGGGCGAGCTGAAATTCAACTTCCCAAACAAGCACACCGTCTACATGCACGACACGAACGCCCGTCAGCTGTTCGAGCAGCCGAGCCGCCCGTTTAGCCACGGCTGCATGCGCGTGCGCGAGCCGCGCCGCATGGCCGAGATCCTGCTCAACGAGGACAAGGGCTGGGACGCGGCGAAGATCGCTGACCTCATCGCCAATGGACCGCCCAACAACGAGGTGCCGATCGACCGCAAGATCGGCGTGCACGTCACCTACTTTACCGCCTGGGTCGACGAGCAAGGCGCGCTGCAGACCGCGCGCGACGTGTACGGGCACGAGCGGCGCATCAGCCAGGCGCTCTCCGGCCAGTGGGCGCAGATCGCCAAGGGGCCGAACCACCTCGCACCCGTGCGCGCGCCGGAGCCGGTCTACAGCGGCGGCTTCGGCAGCGTCGGCGATTTCATCAGCCAAGCGCTCGGCGGTTTCTAA
- a CDS encoding DUF882 domain-containing protein, producing MRKKAILGGLAAAILGMSAGSPHVVAAFGSTRTISFFHIHTKETLTITYKRDGKYDREALKKIDWLMRDWRQNKAVEMDPRTIDLLWEMHTELGSKEPIHVICGHRSEATNEMLRKTVGGQAKKSKHMTGQAIDAAFPDIPLKQLRWSAAIREVGGIGYYPTSGIPFVHVDTGPVRAWPRLPRSELALLFPDGRTKHSPADGGSLTRDDVRKARANKDVATQVAAYFELRNHQKSETEIAMAETGVAPDAPVLRGTPAEAVRPSPPVRVAMAEVGQSETEPLIAPSPRLVLAARPAVPPPSDVDRGRLDHLVTLASLDPTDALVAPRRPPAPSSDADRLRLNEMVSTATTQAAPPAQTPAAQASAAQASAAQAPAARAAPTAARVAALDVDNAAPIEPANDNKGRWAPAPEFDEDHPEELAYRPFPIAPLLTESASADDKALVKLVHPDLQRTLALLDDKQIVLPMRLRPGDQVSEVMWAQQFQGRAVDFAAHETDQKRAAASGITSRAVRTSAR from the coding sequence TTGCGTAAGAAGGCTATCCTCGGCGGCCTGGCCGCTGCCATTTTGGGCATGAGCGCGGGCTCGCCCCACGTCGTCGCCGCCTTCGGCTCGACGCGCACGATCTCGTTCTTCCACATCCACACCAAAGAGACGCTGACCATCACCTACAAGCGTGATGGCAAGTACGATCGCGAGGCGCTGAAGAAGATCGACTGGCTGATGCGCGATTGGCGTCAGAACAAAGCGGTCGAGATGGATCCGCGCACCATCGACCTGCTCTGGGAAATGCACACGGAGCTGGGCAGCAAGGAGCCCATTCACGTCATCTGCGGCCACCGCTCCGAGGCGACGAACGAAATGCTGCGCAAGACCGTCGGCGGTCAGGCGAAGAAGAGCAAGCACATGACGGGGCAGGCAATCGACGCGGCGTTCCCCGATATTCCGCTGAAGCAGCTGCGCTGGTCGGCCGCCATCCGTGAGGTCGGCGGCATCGGCTACTACCCGACCTCCGGCATCCCGTTCGTGCACGTCGACACCGGTCCCGTCCGCGCCTGGCCGCGCCTGCCACGCAGCGAGCTGGCACTGCTGTTCCCCGACGGCCGCACCAAGCACAGCCCCGCCGACGGCGGCTCGCTGACCCGGGACGACGTTCGCAAGGCGCGCGCCAACAAGGATGTGGCGACGCAGGTCGCCGCCTACTTCGAGCTGCGCAATCATCAGAAGTCCGAGACCGAAATTGCCATGGCCGAGACCGGCGTCGCCCCGGATGCGCCGGTGCTGAGGGGTACACCCGCCGAGGCGGTGCGTCCGTCGCCGCCGGTTCGCGTCGCCATGGCCGAGGTCGGCCAATCCGAAACCGAACCACTTATCGCTCCGTCACCGAGGCTGGTGCTAGCTGCGCGTCCCGCCGTACCGCCGCCCTCCGATGTTGACCGGGGTCGTCTCGATCATCTGGTGACGCTCGCCTCGCTCGATCCGACAGACGCGCTCGTGGCGCCGCGCCGCCCGCCGGCGCCTAGCTCCGACGCCGATCGGCTGCGCCTCAACGAGATGGTGAGCACCGCAACGACGCAAGCGGCGCCACCTGCCCAGACACCCGCAGCGCAGGCATCCGCAGCGCAGGCATCCGCAGCTCAGGCACCCGCAGCGCGGGCCGCACCAACGGCAGCGCGCGTGGCGGCCCTCGACGTCGACAACGCCGCTCCGATCGAGCCGGCGAACGACAACAAGGGCCGCTGGGCACCGGCGCCCGAGTTCGACGAAGACCACCCCGAGGAGCTGGCCTACCGGCCGTTTCCGATCGCGCCGCTGCTGACCGAATCCGCCTCTGCCGACGACAAGGCACTGGTGAAGCTCGTGCACCCCGACCTGCAGCGCACGCTCGCGCTGCTCGACGACAAGCAGATCGTGCTGCCGATGCGCCTGCGCCCCGGCGACCAGGTCTCCGAGGTGATGTGGGCGCAGCAGTTCCAGGGACGGGCCGTCGATTTCGCTGCCCATGAGACGGACCAGAAGCGTGCCGCCGCGAGCGGCATCACCTCGCGTGCGGTCAGGACGTCGGCGCGTTGA